Proteins encoded by one window of Pseudomonas coleopterorum:
- the ftrA gene encoding transcriptional regulator FtrA, protein MQDAPGLVAILAYDGLCTFEFGIAIEVFALPRPEFDFAWYAHRIVAVDPGPLRATGGFVVGADAGLEVLAQARTIIVPGWRSRDEPPPQSLLVELRRAHARGARLLSICSGVFVLAAAGLLDGKRATTHWRYSDELARRFPGIAVDSSVLYVDSGQVITSAGSAAGIDACLHLVERDFGAHVSNTVARRLVMAPQRGGGQAQFIAAPVALAPRHDLAVVLDWVREHLGEPLTVPQMAARALMSERTFLRRFNDATGMTPKAWLQHERMARARSLLETSGLDTEQIAQRCGFTSAESFRVAFRRTVGLAPSFYRDSFGARHR, encoded by the coding sequence ATGCAAGACGCTCCAGGGCTGGTGGCCATCTTGGCCTACGATGGTCTGTGCACTTTCGAATTCGGCATTGCCATCGAGGTATTCGCCTTGCCCAGGCCGGAATTCGATTTCGCCTGGTACGCGCATCGCATCGTTGCCGTCGATCCGGGGCCGCTGCGTGCGACGGGCGGTTTTGTAGTCGGCGCCGACGCCGGGCTGGAAGTGCTGGCCCAGGCGCGTACCATCATCGTCCCCGGATGGCGCAGTCGCGATGAACCGCCGCCCCAGTCCCTGCTTGTGGAGCTGCGCCGGGCCCACGCGCGGGGTGCGCGCCTGCTGTCGATCTGCTCCGGTGTCTTCGTGCTGGCCGCAGCTGGGTTGCTGGATGGCAAGCGGGCCACCACCCATTGGCGCTACAGCGACGAGTTGGCGCGGCGGTTTCCGGGCATCGCTGTCGATTCCTCGGTGCTCTATGTGGACAGCGGGCAGGTGATCACCTCGGCAGGCAGTGCGGCGGGCATCGATGCTTGCCTGCATCTGGTCGAGCGGGATTTTGGCGCTCACGTTTCCAATACCGTGGCGCGTCGGCTGGTCATGGCGCCACAGCGCGGTGGTGGGCAGGCGCAGTTCATTGCCGCGCCGGTCGCCCTGGCCCCGCGGCACGACTTGGCCGTGGTCCTGGATTGGGTTCGCGAACATCTGGGTGAACCGTTGACGGTTCCTCAGATGGCCGCCAGGGCGCTGATGAGCGAACGCACGTTTTTACGGCGCTTCAATGACGCGACCGGCATGACGCCCAAAGCCTGGCTGCAGCACGAACGAATGGCCAGAGCCCGTTCGTTGCTCGAAACCAGTGGGCTCGACACCGAACAGATAGCTCAACGTTGTGGGTTCACCTCCGCGGAAAGTTTCCGGGTAGCGTTTCGCAGGACCGTTGGCCTGGCGCCGTCCTTCTACCGCGACAGCTTCGGAGCACGGCATCGGTAA
- a CDS encoding lysozyme inhibitor LprI family protein: MTPLCKPLLTAALLSLCAGQATLASAEGPTSASDYSSAYTTCMDSNSSTTGMVNCAADETKRQDARLNANYQAGMKTLDGTKRTAMRDAQRLWIQFRDADCAVEAGLTGGTLDRINAQMCLLKATKVRADTLAVRFQPQDL, from the coding sequence ATGACACCCCTCTGCAAGCCTTTGCTCACTGCTGCGTTGCTGTCGCTCTGCGCAGGTCAGGCCACCCTGGCTTCGGCCGAAGGTCCCACTTCGGCGTCCGACTACAGCTCGGCGTACACCACCTGCATGGACAGCAACAGTTCCACCACCGGCATGGTCAACTGCGCCGCCGACGAGACGAAGCGGCAGGACGCACGCTTGAATGCCAACTACCAGGCCGGCATGAAAACCCTGGACGGCACCAAGCGCACGGCGATGCGCGATGCGCAGCGGCTGTGGATCCAGTTTCGCGACGCCGACTGCGCCGTCGAGGCGGGCCTGACCGGCGGTACGCTCGACCGGATCAACGCTCAGATGTGCCTGTTGAAGGCCACCAAGGTCCGCGCCGATACGCTGGCAGTGCGGTTTCAGCCGCAGGACCTGTAA
- a CDS encoding cytochrome b/b6 domain-containing protein, with the protein MAVQRIHSLTVRLTHWINAFGMTCMFMSGWGIYNASPLFAFRFPPSFTLGGWLGGALAWHYAVMWLLVINGLIYVLYGLGSRHFKRDLLPVTPSAVKRDLRDALRLRLVHEKGVYNAVQRLMYWLVLAAGVLILVSGVAIWKPIQFQELVALLGGYDFARYVHFAAMSAIGAFVIVHLVLVLLVPKTLPPMITGGVRPLNTGKTDHE; encoded by the coding sequence ATGGCCGTGCAACGCATACATTCACTCACGGTACGTCTCACCCACTGGATCAATGCCTTTGGCATGACCTGCATGTTCATGAGTGGATGGGGCATCTACAACGCCTCCCCCCTGTTCGCCTTCCGCTTCCCGCCCTCATTCACGTTGGGCGGGTGGCTGGGCGGCGCACTGGCCTGGCACTATGCGGTGATGTGGCTGCTGGTGATCAACGGCCTCATCTACGTGCTCTACGGATTGGGCAGCCGCCACTTCAAGCGCGACCTGCTACCGGTTACCCCCAGCGCGGTCAAGCGTGATCTGCGCGACGCCCTGCGCCTGCGACTGGTCCACGAAAAGGGCGTCTACAACGCCGTGCAGCGCCTGATGTACTGGCTGGTGCTGGCGGCTGGCGTGCTGATCCTGGTTTCGGGCGTCGCCATCTGGAAGCCCATCCAGTTCCAGGAACTGGTCGCTCTGCTGGGCGGCTATGACTTCGCTCGCTACGTGCACTTCGCGGCGATGTCGGCCATCGGCGCGTTCGTGATCGTGCACCTGGTCCTGGTGCTGCTGGTGCCCAAGACCCTACCACCGATGATCACCGGCGGCGTACGACCGCTGAACACCGGGAAGACCGACCATGAATGA
- a CDS encoding alpha/beta fold hydrolase: MTTPTSTAAAALAASLLIGGTHAAQADHTVHYRHEQVGDVKVFYREAGNPSAPTVLLLHGFAASSFMFRDLIPQLADRYHVIAPDLPAFGFTEAPARGQYAYTFSQLAQTIGQFTEQLKLERYALMVHDYGAPVGWRLAVAHPERVSAIISQNGNAYEEGLGAGWAPIQTYWREPTRAHRDALQDFPTPASIKWQYLEGVSDPSVVSPDGYTLEGLQISRPGNADIQLDLVLDYASNVAMYPKFQAYFRQYQPPLLAVWGKHDPFFLPAGAEAWKRDLPKADIRFYDTGHFALETHGREIIPVIREFLDEHLK, from the coding sequence ATGACTACGCCCACATCCACAGCCGCTGCCGCGCTTGCCGCTTCGTTGCTCATCGGCGGTACCCACGCAGCCCAAGCCGACCACACCGTCCACTACCGCCACGAGCAGGTCGGCGATGTGAAGGTGTTCTATCGCGAGGCGGGCAACCCCAGCGCGCCTACCGTGTTGCTGCTGCACGGCTTCGCCGCCTCGTCGTTCATGTTCCGCGACTTGATCCCGCAATTGGCCGACCGCTACCACGTCATCGCCCCGGACCTGCCCGCGTTCGGCTTCACCGAAGCGCCCGCCCGGGGGCAGTACGCCTATACCTTCAGCCAACTGGCGCAAACCATCGGCCAGTTCACCGAACAGCTGAAGCTGGAGCGTTACGCGCTGATGGTCCATGACTACGGCGCGCCGGTGGGCTGGCGCCTCGCCGTGGCTCATCCGGAACGCGTGAGCGCAATCATTTCGCAGAATGGCAACGCCTATGAGGAAGGTCTGGGCGCCGGATGGGCGCCGATTCAGACGTACTGGCGCGAGCCTACGCGGGCGCATCGCGACGCCCTGCAGGACTTCCCGACACCGGCGTCGATCAAATGGCAGTATCTGGAAGGTGTCAGCGACCCCAGTGTGGTGTCGCCGGACGGCTACACACTGGAAGGCCTGCAGATCTCACGCCCCGGCAATGCCGACATCCAGCTCGATCTGGTGCTGGACTACGCCTCCAACGTGGCGATGTATCCCAAGTTCCAGGCGTATTTCCGCCAGTACCAGCCGCCTCTGCTGGCAGTGTGGGGCAAGCACGATCCGTTCTTCCTTCCGGCGGGCGCCGAGGCCTGGAAGCGTGACCTGCCCAAGGCGGACATCCGGTTCTACGACACCGGGCACTTCGCTCTGGAAACCCACGGGCGGGAGATCATCCCGGTGATCCGTGAGTTTCTGGACGAGCACCTGAAGTAA
- a CDS encoding MFS transporter, whose translation MSSSESVKRWWVLVAVMMVFLPVVLDVTILHVAIPSLTLALQATGTEVLWIIDIYPLLMASLLIPMGTLADRIGHRQLLITGLCIFSLGSVLAAFSPNVAALIAARAFMAFGSAMIIPCTLAILRQTFDDERERALALGIWGATGSAGAAIGPLAGGALLEHFWWGAVFLVNVPVMMIVMPLVLRHVPRTSITGDGNWTIGQALILMLGIMASVYALKSGFKPGSSASLTMVSAVLGLGMLGWFGHKQLHAARPMLDLSLFRSPAISAGVVMALVVMGALAGVELMLAQELQFVLGQTPLQAGMFLLPLMIASAIGGPMAGLLLRAIGLRWVGSLSLGAASASLAGLAMADLHQSGWAVIGLLVVLGLSLSIGLTASSVAIMSSTPPHKAGSAGALEATSYDLGTGLGITGFGLVLGSGYIRSIRLPDGLPPELAESARQSIGETMSAAKTLEGQQAADLVAAGRAAFSTSHSLVLTCAATLIGILAVIIWVTLQRHGHSHSQTP comes from the coding sequence GTGTCATCGTCTGAATCTGTAAAACGTTGGTGGGTGCTGGTCGCGGTCATGATGGTGTTTCTGCCGGTGGTGCTGGACGTGACCATCCTGCACGTGGCGATCCCGTCACTGACCTTGGCCTTGCAGGCCACCGGCACCGAAGTGCTGTGGATCATCGACATCTATCCGCTGCTCATGGCCAGCCTGCTGATTCCCATGGGCACCCTCGCCGACCGGATCGGCCATCGGCAACTGCTGATCACCGGGCTGTGCATCTTCAGCCTGGGTTCGGTACTGGCCGCCTTCTCGCCCAACGTCGCGGCGTTGATTGCCGCGCGGGCGTTCATGGCGTTCGGCTCGGCAATGATCATTCCCTGCACCTTGGCTATCCTCCGCCAGACCTTCGACGACGAGCGCGAGCGGGCACTGGCGTTGGGTATATGGGGCGCGACCGGTTCGGCAGGCGCGGCCATCGGGCCCCTGGCGGGCGGCGCTTTGCTGGAGCATTTCTGGTGGGGCGCGGTGTTTCTGGTCAACGTACCAGTGATGATGATCGTGATGCCGCTGGTGCTCAGGCACGTACCCCGCACCTCGATCACCGGTGACGGCAACTGGACCATTGGCCAAGCCTTGATTCTCATGCTCGGTATCATGGCCTCGGTCTATGCGCTCAAGTCGGGGTTCAAGCCTGGCAGTTCGGCGTCGCTCACCATGGTGTCGGCAGTTTTGGGCCTGGGCATGCTGGGCTGGTTCGGGCACAAACAGTTGCATGCCGCGCGACCGATGCTGGACCTGAGTCTGTTCCGCTCGCCGGCGATCAGCGCCGGAGTGGTCATGGCGCTGGTGGTGATGGGTGCCTTGGCGGGAGTGGAATTGATGCTGGCGCAGGAGCTGCAATTCGTCCTCGGACAGACGCCGTTGCAGGCTGGGATGTTCCTGTTGCCTTTGATGATCGCCTCGGCGATCGGCGGGCCCATGGCGGGGTTGCTGCTGCGCGCCATCGGCCTGCGCTGGGTCGGCAGTCTGTCACTGGGCGCCGCCAGCGCGAGCCTGGCGGGCTTGGCCATGGCTGACCTGCACCAGAGCGGATGGGCGGTGATCGGGCTGCTGGTGGTCCTCGGCCTGTCCCTGAGCATCGGCCTGACGGCGTCCTCGGTGGCGATCATGAGCAGCACCCCGCCGCACAAGGCGGGCTCGGCCGGCGCACTGGAAGCCACCAGCTATGACTTGGGTACGGGCCTGGGGATCACCGGCTTCGGCCTCGTGCTGGGCAGCGGCTACATCCGCTCGATCCGGTTGCCCGATGGGTTGCCGCCGGAACTCGCCGAGAGCGCCCGGCAGTCGATCGGCGAAACCATGAGTGCAGCGAAGACCCTGGAAGGTCAACAGGCAGCCGATCTGGTCGCGGCCGGTCGAGCGGCGTTCAGCACCTCGCACAGTCTGGTACTGACGTGCGCCGCGACATTGATCGGCATCCTGGCCGTGATCATCTGGGTAACATTGCAGCGCCATGGGCACAGCCACAGCCAGACTCCCTGA
- a CDS encoding molybdopterin-dependent oxidoreductase produces MNEPKPRRSAPIRLEPAQRTQLENLQRRHFLRGGLTVGAMAMLSGCNLQDGDQVDKVLWAMSRWNDRVQAWLFSGQRLAPTYSKAQMTQPFPFNAFYGEDDIPDIDVPGYSLAVSGLVRDKAPWTLEGLRKLPQRTDITRLICVEGWSAIGQWGGVPLKTFLEHIGADTTAKFVGFKCADRYYSSLDMPTALHPQTLLALDYAEVALPPEYGYPLRVRVPTKLGFKNPKHIVEIFVSNDYPGGYWEDQGYNWFSGI; encoded by the coding sequence ATGAATGAACCCAAACCCCGACGCAGCGCCCCGATCAGACTCGAGCCTGCCCAGCGCACTCAGCTGGAAAACCTCCAGCGCCGGCACTTCCTGCGTGGCGGCCTGACCGTCGGCGCCATGGCGATGCTCAGCGGCTGCAACCTCCAGGACGGCGACCAGGTCGACAAAGTGCTGTGGGCCATGTCGCGCTGGAACGATCGCGTGCAGGCCTGGCTGTTCAGCGGCCAGCGGCTGGCACCCACCTACAGCAAGGCGCAGATGACCCAGCCGTTCCCGTTCAACGCGTTCTACGGCGAAGACGACATTCCCGATATCGACGTACCCGGCTATTCCCTCGCCGTGTCCGGCCTGGTCCGCGACAAGGCCCCCTGGACCCTGGAAGGCCTGCGCAAGCTGCCTCAGCGCACCGACATCACTCGCCTGATCTGCGTCGAAGGCTGGAGCGCCATTGGCCAGTGGGGTGGGGTGCCGCTGAAAACGTTCCTGGAACACATCGGCGCCGACACCACCGCCAAGTTCGTCGGCTTCAAGTGCGCCGACCGCTACTACTCCAGCCTGGACATGCCCACCGCGCTGCACCCGCAGACGCTGCTCGCCCTGGATTACGCTGAGGTCGCTCTGCCGCCCGAATACGGCTATCCGTTGCGCGTTCGGGTGCCGACCAAACTGGGCTTCAAGAACCCCAAGCACATCGTCGAAATCTTCGTCAGCAACGACTACCCCGGCGGCTACTGGGAAGATCAGGGCTACAACTGGTTCAGCGGCATCTGA
- a CDS encoding rhodanese-like domain-containing protein, which produces MSSLITEHPAASAEQALAHFSQRLRFETDCSDVYHSQQAGQVDYVLVVVRNATAFAAGHVPGAINLPTRTITPERLAAFPANSLFVVYCAGPHCNGVHRAAARLAGLGHSVKEMIGGITGWLDEGLPLAQADEQPAATTTVTSCAC; this is translated from the coding sequence ATGTCAAGCCTGATCACTGAACACCCGGCGGCCAGCGCCGAGCAAGCCCTGGCCCACTTCAGCCAGCGGCTGCGCTTTGAAACCGATTGCTCCGATGTCTACCACAGCCAGCAGGCGGGCCAAGTGGACTATGTCCTGGTGGTTGTTCGCAATGCCACTGCATTCGCCGCCGGCCACGTGCCAGGCGCGATCAACCTGCCAACCCGCACGATCACGCCCGAGCGCCTTGCCGCGTTTCCGGCCAACAGCCTGTTCGTCGTCTATTGCGCCGGTCCGCATTGCAATGGCGTACACCGCGCAGCGGCGCGATTGGCCGGTCTTGGCCACTCGGTCAAGGAGATGATCGGCGGCATCACCGGTTGGCTCGACGAAGGTCTCCCGCTTGCACAAGCGGATGAGCAACCCGCGGCGACGACAACGGTCACGTCGTGCGCCTGCTGA
- a CDS encoding heavy metal response regulator transcription factor, whose translation MHILLIEDDIKTGEYLKKGLGESGYNVDWAQHGADGLHLALENPYDLLVLDVMLPGIDGFQIMEVLRARHAVPVLFLTARDQLQDRIRGLELGADDYLVKPFSFTELLLRIRTILRRGSAREADRFHLADLELDLLRRRVTRQQEVITLTNKEFALLHLLLRREGDVLSRTQIASEVWDMNFDSDTNVVDVAVKRLRSKIDQPYPVKLIHTVRGIGYVCEVRACDADAQHP comes from the coding sequence ATGCACATCCTGTTGATCGAAGACGACATCAAGACCGGCGAGTACCTGAAAAAGGGCCTTGGCGAGTCCGGCTACAACGTCGACTGGGCGCAGCACGGCGCCGACGGTTTGCACCTGGCCCTGGAAAACCCCTATGATCTGCTGGTGCTCGACGTGATGCTGCCCGGCATCGACGGTTTCCAGATCATGGAAGTATTGCGCGCCCGGCATGCCGTGCCGGTGCTGTTCCTGACCGCCCGCGACCAGTTGCAGGACCGCATTCGCGGTCTGGAACTGGGCGCCGACGACTACCTGGTCAAACCCTTTTCCTTCACCGAACTGCTGCTGCGCATCCGCACCATCCTGCGTCGCGGCAGCGCCCGGGAAGCCGATCGATTCCATCTGGCTGACCTCGAACTGGACCTGCTGCGCCGTCGAGTGACCCGGCAGCAGGAGGTGATCACACTGACGAACAAGGAGTTCGCCCTGCTCCACCTGCTGCTGCGCCGCGAAGGGGACGTCCTGTCGCGAACCCAGATCGCTTCGGAGGTGTGGGACATGAATTTCGACAGCGACACCAATGTGGTCGACGTCGCGGTCAAGCGTCTGCGCAGCAAGATCGACCAGCCGTACCCGGTCAAGCTCATCCACACCGTGCGCGGCATCGGCTATGTCTGCGAGGTGCGCGCTTGCGACGCCGACGCCCAGCATCCCTGA
- a CDS encoding DUF1543 domain-containing protein, protein MLYIVLLGGKHPRTRIEVHDIACAVADSLEASYPQLRADWFGTQKGLHIDAWMAVDGVEQWKVEFSPLAPAAGMPRLYVINLGGYEARSFGEAHHYVLVVAQNARDARNRARRLYLEQWRQPHTDAVLDVDDCVPIEQVGGRYVHLVEGPHRGVEQRNEYIVLPAG, encoded by the coding sequence ATGCTTTACATCGTTTTACTTGGCGGCAAGCACCCCAGGACGCGCATCGAGGTGCACGACATCGCCTGCGCGGTCGCCGACAGCCTGGAGGCCAGCTACCCGCAATTGCGCGCCGACTGGTTCGGTACTCAGAAAGGCTTGCACATCGACGCCTGGATGGCTGTGGACGGCGTGGAGCAATGGAAGGTCGAATTCAGCCCGCTGGCGCCCGCCGCGGGCATGCCGCGTCTATATGTAATCAATCTGGGCGGGTACGAGGCGCGCTCGTTCGGCGAAGCGCACCACTACGTGCTGGTGGTGGCGCAAAACGCACGCGATGCCAGAAACCGTGCCCGGCGCCTGTACCTGGAGCAGTGGCGCCAGCCCCATACCGACGCGGTCCTGGATGTGGATGATTGCGTACCGATCGAGCAGGTGGGTGGCCGCTACGTGCATCTGGTCGAAGGCCCTCATCGGGGCGTCGAGCAGCGCAATGAGTACATCGTGCTGCCGGCGGGCTGA
- a CDS encoding efflux RND transporter periplasmic adaptor subunit — MSRLRASALGICLLPVLLTACDRPPSVADPRTQPPKVRVVEAGPAPEGHRAFTGVVTARVQSDLGFRVSGKVMERFVDTGQAVSRGQRLMRLDPADLALQSNARDQAVAAAQALATQTANDERRNRQLVASGAISAANYDRFKSLADTARADLVALQAQAAVSRNEQSYATLSADSDGVVVATLAEPGQVVSAGQAVVRLAKAGLREAVVQLPETLRPALGSSAQATLFGASGNGGIATLRQLADTADPLTRTFEARYVLGGEQANAPLGSTVTLSIASNPSVADALSVPIAAIHDPGTGPGVWTVEGEPSKVVWRAVQVIGLSDAMATVRGLHPGERLVALGPHLLHEGQEVLVAPQDLRAQTGDQP, encoded by the coding sequence ATGTCTCGGCTTCGCGCCTCCGCGCTCGGTATCTGCCTGCTCCCTGTGCTTCTCACGGCCTGCGACCGTCCGCCGAGCGTTGCCGACCCGCGCACCCAGCCGCCCAAGGTCAGGGTGGTCGAGGCAGGTCCTGCGCCAGAGGGTCATCGCGCCTTCACCGGCGTGGTCACGGCGCGCGTGCAAAGCGATCTGGGCTTTCGGGTGAGTGGCAAGGTGATGGAGCGCTTCGTCGATACCGGCCAGGCGGTGAGCCGCGGACAGCGCCTGATGCGCCTCGATCCGGCTGATCTGGCGCTGCAGTCCAACGCCCGCGATCAGGCAGTCGCCGCCGCCCAGGCATTGGCTACGCAGACCGCGAACGATGAGCGACGAAACCGCCAACTGGTCGCCAGCGGTGCCATTTCCGCCGCCAACTACGACCGCTTCAAGTCGTTGGCCGACACCGCCCGCGCCGATCTGGTAGCGCTTCAGGCCCAGGCCGCCGTGAGCCGTAACGAGCAGAGCTATGCCACCCTGAGCGCCGATTCCGACGGTGTGGTGGTGGCCACCCTGGCCGAACCGGGTCAGGTGGTGAGCGCCGGGCAAGCGGTGGTGAGGCTGGCCAAGGCAGGGCTTCGCGAAGCGGTGGTGCAACTGCCCGAGACGCTGCGGCCAGCGCTGGGCAGTTCGGCACAGGCTACTCTGTTCGGCGCCTCCGGCAATGGCGGCATCGCCACGCTGCGGCAGCTGGCCGACACTGCAGACCCACTGACTCGCACCTTCGAAGCCCGGTATGTGTTGGGCGGCGAGCAGGCCAATGCACCGTTGGGTTCGACCGTGACCCTGTCCATCGCATCGAACCCTTCCGTAGCCGACGCCCTGAGCGTGCCCATCGCCGCCATTCATGACCCAGGCACCGGGCCGGGTGTGTGGACCGTCGAAGGCGAGCCTTCCAAGGTCGTGTGGCGGGCGGTTCAGGTCATTGGCCTGAGCGACGCCATGGCCACGGTGCGTGGTCTGCACCCAGGCGAACGCTTGGTTGCCCTGGGCCCTCACCTGCTGCACGAGGGGCAAGAGGTGCTGGTGGCGCCGCAGGATCTGCGCGCCCAGACCGGGGACCAGCCATGA
- a CDS encoding CGNR zinc finger domain-containing protein produces the protein MSSTRTASDTLFVADNIALDFLNTEYGVGEQRQDCLRNDEDVLTWLESAGLLAAPDRPEVFDGLLAQAHALRSNARAVLEAAMAGVEADPSVVNQVLEAGRPVSYLRWEDPAQAFRVATRPRDAGPASLLWPVADALVSLVTGDKFEFVRQCEAHDCILLFHDLSKSHRRRWCSMATCGNRMKVAAFRARKKPE, from the coding sequence ATGAGCTCGACCCGCACCGCGTCCGATACGCTTTTTGTGGCGGACAATATCGCCCTGGATTTCCTCAATACCGAGTACGGTGTCGGCGAGCAACGCCAGGACTGCCTGCGCAACGACGAGGATGTGCTGACGTGGCTTGAGTCGGCAGGGCTGCTCGCCGCGCCGGATCGCCCCGAGGTTTTCGATGGACTATTGGCTCAGGCCCACGCCCTGCGCAGCAATGCCAGGGCGGTGCTGGAGGCAGCAATGGCGGGGGTGGAAGCCGATCCCTCGGTGGTCAATCAGGTATTGGAAGCAGGGCGTCCGGTCAGCTATTTGCGCTGGGAGGATCCAGCCCAGGCTTTTCGTGTCGCCACTCGGCCCAGGGATGCAGGTCCGGCCAGCCTGCTGTGGCCGGTGGCCGATGCACTGGTCAGCCTAGTCACGGGGGACAAGTTCGAGTTTGTACGTCAATGCGAGGCTCACGACTGCATATTGCTGTTCCATGACCTGAGCAAGTCGCACCGACGGCGCTGGTGCAGCATGGCGACCTGCGGCAATCGCATGAAGGTGGCGGCCTTTCGCGCCCGGAAGAAACCTGAATAG
- a CDS encoding TetR/AcrR family transcriptional regulator: protein MTRQPPTFPSRGPSDHSVRDQIVEAAMQHFGHYGYEKTTVSDLAKAIGFSKAYIYKFFESKQAIGESICASRLAMIMAVVDQAMDEASGPSDKLSRLFKALVEAGAELFFHDRKLYDIAAVAARDHWPSAAAHGERLHRLIEQILREGRDSGEFESKTPLEEASHAVFLVMLPYISPVQLQYNLETAATAAQQLPALILRSLSAP, encoded by the coding sequence ATGACCCGTCAGCCCCCCACGTTCCCCTCACGAGGCCCGTCCGATCACAGCGTTCGCGATCAGATCGTCGAGGCCGCCATGCAGCATTTCGGTCACTACGGTTACGAAAAAACCACGGTGTCCGACCTGGCCAAGGCCATCGGCTTTTCCAAGGCCTACATCTACAAGTTCTTCGAATCCAAACAGGCCATCGGCGAGAGTATCTGCGCCAGTCGGCTGGCCATGATCATGGCCGTCGTCGACCAGGCGATGGACGAAGCCAGCGGCCCGTCCGACAAGCTGAGCCGTCTGTTCAAAGCCTTGGTGGAAGCCGGCGCTGAACTGTTCTTCCACGATCGCAAGCTGTATGACATCGCTGCCGTTGCGGCCCGTGATCACTGGCCCTCGGCGGCGGCCCACGGCGAACGCCTGCACCGGTTGATCGAGCAGATCCTGCGCGAGGGCCGGGACAGCGGGGAATTCGAGAGCAAGACGCCACTGGAAGAAGCCAGTCATGCGGTGTTTCTGGTGATGCTTCCCTATATCAGCCCCGTGCAACTGCAATACAACCTGGAGACCGCCGCCACCGCAGCGCAGCAGCTCCCCGCGCTGATATTGAGGAGTCTGTCGGCGCCATAA
- a CDS encoding heavy metal sensor histidine kinase: MLTVAGAGWYLYESMKTSVLARSDNSVLGRLDHFRKLLHYDLTLDKLSSSPQIFQNMLGSEDDIFVIAEAGQPPVIQVNPLRATLPPLPEVAQDAVPTASDLRTGTAPSGIPLRAASVLTTSGGREVKLTAAHIMVKEMAMLGEFRQRIYLAVGMAFLLTALLGFVLLRRGLRPLREMAAHATDISPARLHSRMSSDNTPVELQQLSDAYNAMLDRLAEGYQRLTQFSADLAHEIRTPVGSLMGHCQVALRQVRSADEYQALLASNLEELERISRIVESILFLARAEDTQAVVQRQPLQVHDELERVTEYFEGLAEERRIRLSIAGDATLNADPLLLRRALSNLVANAIRYADPHSEVQIDVASTTTQCVINVENQGPALDPATLTHLFDRFYRGDASRQHNSDSNGLGLAIVAAIMQLHAGEASVSQPQPGRIRFALSFPVFGRS; this comes from the coding sequence ATGCTCACCGTGGCAGGGGCCGGCTGGTACTTGTACGAGTCGATGAAGACATCCGTGCTTGCGCGCAGCGACAACTCCGTGCTCGGACGGCTCGATCACTTTCGCAAACTGCTGCACTACGATCTGACCCTGGACAAGCTTTCGAGCAGCCCGCAGATCTTCCAGAACATGCTCGGCAGCGAAGACGACATCTTCGTCATCGCCGAGGCCGGTCAGCCGCCGGTGATCCAGGTCAATCCGCTGCGCGCGACCCTGCCGCCTTTGCCCGAGGTGGCCCAAGACGCCGTGCCCACCGCTTCCGACCTGCGCACCGGTACGGCGCCGTCCGGCATACCGCTGCGCGCCGCGAGCGTATTGACCACGTCCGGCGGGCGCGAGGTGAAGCTCACCGCCGCGCACATCATGGTCAAGGAAATGGCCATGCTCGGCGAGTTCCGCCAGCGCATCTACCTGGCCGTGGGCATGGCCTTTCTGCTCACCGCCCTGCTCGGCTTCGTCCTGCTGCGGCGCGGCCTGCGGCCCCTGCGTGAGATGGCCGCGCACGCCACCGACATCTCCCCTGCCCGCCTGCACAGCCGCATGAGCAGTGACAACACGCCTGTCGAACTCCAGCAACTGAGCGACGCCTACAACGCCATGCTCGATCGCCTGGCCGAGGGCTACCAACGGCTGACCCAGTTCTCGGCCGACCTGGCCCACGAGATCCGCACCCCGGTAGGCTCGCTGATGGGCCACTGCCAGGTCGCCCTGCGCCAAGTCCGCAGCGCCGACGAGTACCAGGCGCTGCTGGCATCGAACCTTGAGGAGCTGGAGCGGATTTCACGCATCGTCGAAAGCATCCTGTTCCTGGCGCGCGCCGAAGACACCCAGGCCGTGGTGCAGCGTCAGCCGCTGCAGGTGCACGACGAACTGGAACGGGTGACCGAGTATTTCGAGGGGCTTGCCGAAGAGCGCAGGATTCGTCTGTCGATTGCAGGCGACGCCACCCTGAACGCCGATCCGCTGCTGCTGCGTCGGGCCTTGAGCAACCTGGTGGCCAACGCCATCCGCTATGCCGACCCGCACAGCGAGGTGCAGATCGACGTGGCGTCGACGACGACACAGTGCGTGATCAACGTGGAGAATCAGGGCCCTGCCCTGGACCCGGCAACGCTGACCCACCTGTTCGACCGGTTCTATCGCGGCGACGCGTCGCGTCAGCACAACTCGGACTCCAACGGCCTGGGCCTGGCCATCGTCGCGGCGATCATGCAACTGCATGCCGGTGAGGCCAGCGTCAGCCAGCCGCAGCCCGGACGCATTCGTTTCGCCCTGAGTTTTCCGGTGTTCGGCAGATCCTGA